From Phragmites australis chromosome 5, lpPhrAust1.1, whole genome shotgun sequence, a single genomic window includes:
- the LOC133919520 gene encoding B3 domain-containing protein Os02g0683500-like: MDQFTASGRFSKEEADEEQEDASNSRREIPCMTAAACASASTSASVPPSGSSSVPFRSASGDGAGASRSGGGDVEAAEKEHMFDKVVTPSDVGKLNRLVIPKQYAEKYFPLDAAANEKGLLLGFEDHAGKPWRFRYSYWNSSQSYVMTKGWSRFVKEKRLEAGDTVSFSRGAAEDARHRLFIDWKRRTDTRGPLRFPSLALPMPLASHYNYSPWGFGTGSGGGGFFMPASPPATLYEHRLRQGLDFRSMSYPAPAVGRQLLFFGSARMPPHAPLLPRAASPLHYTVQPRGAGVTTASPMVLDSVPVIESPTTAAKRVRLFGVNLDNSDSGGGGEPSNLQCNVLSLQMPGWQQRTPTLQLLELPQLGAESSAASSPSSSSSSKREAPSALDLNL; the protein is encoded by the coding sequence ATGGATCAGTTCACTGCGAGCGGTAGGTTTTCTAAAGAGGAGGCGGACGAGGAGCAGGAGGACGCGTCCAATTCCAGGCGCGAGATCCCCTGCATGACGGCGGCGGCTTGCGCGTCCGCGTCCACGAGCGCATCTGTGCCTCCCTCGGGAAGTAGTAGCGTCCCCTTCCGCTCCGCGTCAGGGGACGGTGCTGGAGCGTCAcggagcggcggcggagacgtggaggcggcggagaaggaGCACATGTTCGACAAGGTGGTGACGCCGAGCGACGTGGGGAAGCTGAACCGGCTGGTGATCCCGAAGCAGTACGCTGAGAAGTACTTCCCGCTGGACGCGGCGGCCAACGAGAAGGGCCTCCTGCTCGGCTTCGAGGACCACGCCGGCAAGCCATGGCGCTTCCGCTACTCCTACTGGAACAGCAGTCAGAGCTACGTCATGACCAAGGGCTGGAGCCGCTTCGTCAAGGAGAAGCGCCTCGAAGCCGGGGACACTGTTTCTTTCTCCCGCGGCGCCGCCGAGGACGCGCGCCACCGTCTCTTCATCGACTGGAAGCGCCGGACCGACACCCGCGGCCCGCTCCGCTTTCCCAGCCTCGCGCTCCCGATGCCGCTGGCATCGCACTACAACTACAGCCCGTGGGGCTTCGGCACCGGCAGTGGCGGCGGTGGATTCTTCATGCCGGCCTCGCCGCCCGCCACGCTCTACGAGCATCGCCTGCGCCAGGGCCTCGATTTCCGCAGCATGAGCTACCCCGCGCCCGCGGTGGGGAGGCAGCTCCTCTTTTTCGGCTCGGCCAGGATGCCTCCGCACGCGCCGCTCCTGCCGCGCGCGGCATCGCCGCTGCACTACACAGTGCAACCGAGAGGTGCTGGTGTAACCACCGCCTCACCGATGGTTCTTGACTCGGTGCCAGTCATCGAGAGCCCGACGACGGCCGCGAAGCGCGTGCGGTTGTTCGGCGTCAACCTCGACAACTCGGAttcaggcggcggcggcgagccgaGCAATCTGCAGTGCAATGTATTGTCGTTGCAGATGCCCGGGTGGCAGCAAAGGACTCCTACACTACAGCTGCTAGAATTGCCTCAACTTGGTGCGGAGTCCTCCGCCGCATCGTCTCCGTCATCGTCCTCTTCCTCCAAGAGGGAGGCTCCTTCAGCTTTGGATCTCAATCTGTGA